A stretch of the Tautonia marina genome encodes the following:
- a CDS encoding CehA/McbA family metallohydrolase has translation MIVPRHPDCKILRRGISWLILLATIAVASPANAQDLRPIAVEGQPLAANVGRVLQALELLGAPLPASTAEPLGLALETRDALSIQKLLDAHVLAVVSINPEERVKVARGPAPATLQQGGFTPVLVKVVNESTASRRMTISSPQSGPVTAGAAMLSMTRQDQLHLKEGEVPGGAPGRFLQVELFDDPPMTPNLSGLGVEYAVALIYSAEAGIREATLGFEIGPGTQDLGFRGEVPILFEVRPAIPVTLHIRDLDGSPTTARLTFLDRSGQVYPPQAKRVAPDLFFQRQIYRKDGDVVLLPPGRLTMISTRGPEYRELSREVTLPEQGEVTLEVPLERWIEPSRFGFYSGDHHIHAAGCAHYTDPTQGIVPEDVFLQVQGEGLNVGCVLTWGPCYDYQRGFFEPTVHGLSEPFTLLKYDVEVSGFGSQALGHVCLLNLRDQTYPGSENTATTGWPSWTIPVLRWAKQQGAITGYAHSASGLQIDPERASGHLMETLDANADGVLSPLEARAGLLTEDFETVDADRDGVIVPAELRASHDRVADTLPNLAVPEMDGVGAMEIVVAAPLDLCDFISAMDTPRIAEWNMWYHLLNCGFPMKVSGETDFPCMSGMRVGQGRVYVQLGAVEAIDFDAWCEGLAAGRSYVSDGYAHALEFTVGGASPGSRVERDGASTLAVHARVAFAPEIPRAVAYGSLVPAGGPRLVGDTVDLHGPRLDDQFTEPGEPRIVELVVNGQAVASREVPADGEIHALEFDVPIDRSSWVALRQFPQMHTNPVEVIVSGQPIRASRQSAQWCLEALEQLWRRRGEWIAPAERDEARAAYNLARQTYQDILRECSDD, from the coding sequence ATGATCGTTCCGAGGCACCCTGATTGCAAGATCCTTCGCCGAGGGATCTCCTGGCTCATCTTGCTCGCGACCATCGCGGTCGCCTCTCCGGCGAACGCCCAGGATTTGAGGCCGATTGCGGTGGAGGGCCAGCCCCTGGCGGCGAACGTCGGCCGGGTGCTCCAGGCCCTGGAGCTGCTCGGCGCTCCGCTCCCTGCGTCGACCGCCGAGCCTTTGGGGCTCGCCCTTGAGACCCGCGACGCGCTATCGATCCAGAAATTGCTTGATGCTCACGTCCTGGCGGTGGTCTCCATCAACCCGGAGGAGCGGGTCAAGGTTGCTCGCGGACCGGCCCCGGCGACCCTGCAGCAGGGCGGTTTCACGCCGGTGCTCGTCAAGGTCGTCAACGAGAGCACGGCCAGCCGCAGGATGACGATTTCGAGCCCGCAATCGGGTCCGGTGACGGCCGGGGCGGCCATGCTCAGCATGACCCGGCAAGACCAACTCCACCTGAAAGAGGGGGAAGTCCCCGGCGGAGCCCCCGGCCGATTCCTCCAGGTCGAGCTGTTCGACGACCCTCCTATGACACCGAACCTCAGCGGCCTGGGGGTGGAATACGCCGTGGCCTTGATCTACAGCGCCGAGGCCGGCATCCGCGAGGCGACCCTCGGCTTCGAGATCGGCCCGGGCACCCAGGACCTGGGGTTCCGGGGCGAGGTCCCCATCCTTTTCGAGGTCCGACCGGCCATCCCGGTCACCTTGCACATCCGAGACCTCGACGGCTCCCCCACCACCGCCCGGCTGACCTTCCTCGATCGCTCGGGCCAGGTCTACCCGCCCCAGGCCAAGCGCGTGGCCCCCGACCTGTTCTTCCAGCGCCAGATTTATCGCAAGGACGGCGACGTGGTCCTGCTCCCTCCGGGACGCCTGACGATGATTTCCACCCGGGGCCCGGAATACCGCGAGCTGTCTCGGGAGGTGACCCTTCCCGAACAAGGCGAGGTGACCCTTGAGGTGCCCCTCGAACGCTGGATCGAGCCCTCCCGGTTCGGCTTCTACAGCGGCGATCACCACATCCACGCCGCCGGCTGTGCCCATTACACCGACCCGACCCAGGGGATCGTGCCGGAGGACGTCTTCCTCCAGGTCCAGGGCGAGGGCTTGAACGTGGGATGCGTCCTCACCTGGGGGCCCTGTTACGACTATCAGCGCGGGTTCTTCGAGCCAACCGTCCACGGGCTGAGCGAGCCGTTCACCCTGCTCAAGTACGACGTCGAGGTCAGCGGGTTCGGCTCGCAGGCCCTGGGGCACGTCTGCCTCCTGAATCTCCGCGACCAGACCTACCCCGGCTCCGAAAACACCGCGACGACCGGATGGCCAAGCTGGACGATCCCCGTGCTCCGCTGGGCGAAGCAGCAAGGGGCGATCACCGGCTACGCCCACTCCGCCTCCGGCCTCCAGATCGACCCCGAGCGTGCCTCCGGCCACCTGATGGAAACCCTCGACGCCAACGCCGACGGGGTGCTGTCTCCCCTGGAGGCCCGGGCGGGCCTCTTGACGGAGGACTTCGAGACGGTCGACGCCGACCGTGACGGGGTGATCGTCCCCGCCGAGCTGCGGGCCAGCCACGACCGGGTCGCCGACACGCTGCCCAACCTCGCAGTCCCCGAGATGGACGGCGTGGGCGCGATGGAAATCGTGGTCGCGGCGCCGCTGGATCTCTGCGATTTCATCAGCGCGATGGACACCCCCCGGATCGCCGAATGGAACATGTGGTACCACCTGCTCAACTGCGGGTTCCCGATGAAGGTCAGCGGCGAGACCGACTTCCCCTGCATGAGCGGCATGCGAGTCGGCCAGGGGAGGGTCTACGTGCAGCTCGGCGCCGTCGAGGCAATCGACTTCGACGCCTGGTGCGAGGGGCTGGCCGCCGGACGTTCCTACGTCTCCGACGGATACGCCCACGCCCTGGAGTTCACCGTGGGGGGAGCCTCGCCGGGTTCTCGAGTCGAGCGGGACGGGGCCTCGACCCTGGCCGTCCACGCCAGGGTCGCCTTCGCCCCCGAGATCCCCCGGGCGGTGGCGTACGGGAGCCTGGTCCCCGCCGGCGGCCCCCGGCTCGTGGGAGACACGGTTGACCTTCATGGCCCCCGCCTCGACGACCAGTTCACCGAGCCGGGCGAGCCCCGGATCGTCGAATTGGTGGTCAACGGCCAGGCCGTCGCGTCCCGAGAGGTCCCGGCCGATGGTGAGATCCACGCGCTCGAGTTCGACGTCCCGATCGACCGCAGCAGCTGGGTCGCCCTCAGGCAATTCCCCCAGATGCACACCAATCCCGTCGAGGTGATCGTCAGCGGGCAGCCGATCCGGGCCTCTCGGCAGAGTGCCCAGTGGTGCCTCGAGGCGCTCGAACAACTCTGGCGACGGCGCGGAGAATGGATTGCCCCGGCTGAGCGCGATGAGGCTCGCGCCGCCTACAATCTCGCTCGACAAACGTATCAGGACATCCTGCGGGAATGCTCAGACGACTGA
- a CDS encoding CehA/McbA family metallohydrolase yields the protein MSGTLHLFVSRVLLGLTLLGVAVLTRAEALGAEVGTVRLQIVGPGESGAAELMPARVSLSGPDGEPVLPPGLPNWRDHFNCDGSVELDLDPGSYAYVVERGPEFTRSAGQFALEGGKRLDLTVPLERLVDLPALGWYSGETHVHRPPSDLPLLLRSEDLHLAPVLTVWNRTSSWRDRPLPDQRLLEPEPGRAYHLMACEDERRGGALLYFNLDRPLDLDADGPEAPSPVVHLREAVAGQGAWVDVEKPFWWDMPTWVATGHVRSIGIAHNHMWRLGVLDNEAWGRPRDRDQYPAPRGNGLYTQDIYYRLLNCGLRIPPSAGSASGVLPNPVGYNRVYVHLDAPFSYEAWWQGLAEGRSFVTNGPLLLVRANGERPGAVLRSPDGEPVRIDLDVRIWSNDPIEAIEVVRDGQVVHRIDDPDLGEPIRLEALDFDQGGWCLVRAIADVPETFRFASTAPFYVEVGEPRRPVRRADVEFFLRWIDARVEAIEADPEGHLADPSAKQGVLEPHREARRFFERLLGQAE from the coding sequence ATGTCGGGCACCCTGCACCTGTTTGTGTCGCGCGTCTTGCTGGGCCTGACCCTGCTTGGCGTGGCGGTTCTGACTCGGGCCGAGGCACTCGGGGCCGAGGTCGGGACGGTGCGGCTCCAGATCGTCGGGCCGGGCGAGTCGGGAGCGGCCGAACTCATGCCCGCCAGGGTGTCGCTCAGCGGCCCCGACGGCGAGCCGGTGCTCCCTCCCGGCCTGCCGAACTGGCGCGACCACTTCAACTGCGACGGCTCGGTCGAGCTCGACCTGGACCCCGGCTCGTATGCGTACGTCGTCGAGCGGGGGCCGGAATTCACCCGATCGGCGGGACAATTCGCGCTTGAGGGCGGGAAACGCCTGGACCTGACCGTCCCGCTGGAACGGCTGGTGGACCTTCCGGCCCTCGGCTGGTACTCGGGCGAAACCCACGTCCATCGACCGCCGAGCGACCTGCCGCTGTTGCTCCGGTCGGAGGATCTGCACCTGGCCCCGGTCCTCACCGTCTGGAATCGAACGAGTTCCTGGCGCGATCGCCCTTTGCCCGATCAACGGCTCCTTGAGCCCGAACCGGGGCGGGCGTACCACCTGATGGCCTGCGAGGACGAACGCCGTGGCGGGGCGTTGCTGTACTTCAACCTGGATCGGCCCCTCGACCTGGATGCGGACGGCCCCGAGGCCCCCTCTCCGGTCGTCCACCTCCGCGAGGCCGTCGCAGGGCAGGGGGCTTGGGTCGATGTCGAGAAGCCGTTCTGGTGGGACATGCCGACCTGGGTGGCGACCGGTCACGTCCGCTCGATCGGGATTGCTCATAATCACATGTGGCGTCTCGGCGTCCTGGACAACGAGGCCTGGGGGCGGCCGAGGGACCGCGACCAGTATCCCGCGCCCCGGGGTAACGGCCTCTATACTCAGGACATCTACTACCGGCTGCTCAACTGCGGCCTCCGGATTCCCCCGTCGGCAGGCTCGGCCTCGGGCGTGCTGCCCAACCCGGTCGGATACAACCGGGTTTACGTCCACCTCGATGCTCCCTTCTCGTACGAAGCCTGGTGGCAGGGGCTTGCCGAGGGCCGGTCGTTCGTGACCAATGGCCCGCTGTTGCTCGTCCGGGCCAACGGCGAGCGCCCTGGAGCCGTCTTGCGATCGCCCGACGGTGAGCCGGTCCGGATCGATCTCGACGTGCGGATCTGGTCGAATGACCCGATCGAGGCCATCGAGGTCGTCCGAGACGGCCAGGTCGTTCATCGGATTGACGATCCGGACCTCGGCGAGCCGATCCGACTGGAGGCGCTGGACTTCGACCAGGGCGGCTGGTGCCTCGTCCGGGCGATCGCCGACGTGCCGGAGACGTTTCGATTTGCCAGCACGGCCCCGTTCTATGTCGAGGTCGGGGAGCCCCGTCGGCCGGTCCGTCGGGCGGACGTGGAGTTTTTCCTCCGCTGGATCGACGCGAGGGTCGAGGCGATCGAGGCCGACCCCGAAGGCCACCTGGCCGATCCGTCGGCCAAGCAAGGCGTCCTGGAACCGCATCGGGAGGCTCGGCGGTTCTTCGAGCGGCTCCTGGGCCAGGCGGAGTGA
- a CDS encoding molybdopterin molybdotransferase MoeA has translation MLSVAEALRAVLDHAQSLPPRRVPLADALGAVLAESVTADRDLPPFDKALLDGFAVRSADLQGEGPFDLDVIEEITAGRVPTKPIGPGQCSAIMTGAPLPDGADAVVMVEDSARTGDRVTLSPRKPVSPDAGRLTKGREMRQGETLLGPGDRLDPVRLGLLASVGWASPQVVPRPVVSIVSTGDEIVPPDQTPGPGQIRNSNATMLDALVRASNTESAVAPIAPDEPVRLREILAEGLTRDVMLITGGVSAGKLDLVPGTLEGLGMRAVFHKIRLKPGKPLLFGIGPDRPGGLPGTLVFGLPGNPVSGVVGFLLFVAPALRVLRGLQGAPAATITARLAKPFAHRGDRPTFFPARLGEGSIIEPLNWAGSADLRTVAMADGFAAFEAGDRAYDAGASVPFLPLPRIDPDGPRVGGS, from the coding sequence ATGCTCTCCGTCGCCGAAGCCCTCCGCGCCGTGCTCGATCATGCCCAGTCCCTCCCCCCGCGTCGGGTGCCGCTGGCCGACGCCCTGGGAGCCGTCCTGGCCGAGTCGGTGACGGCCGACCGCGACCTGCCGCCGTTTGATAAGGCCCTCCTCGACGGCTTCGCCGTGCGATCGGCCGACCTGCAAGGGGAAGGGCCGTTCGACCTGGACGTGATCGAGGAAATCACCGCCGGCCGGGTACCGACGAAGCCGATCGGACCCGGCCAGTGCTCGGCGATCATGACCGGCGCCCCGCTGCCCGATGGAGCCGACGCCGTCGTAATGGTCGAGGACAGCGCTCGAACCGGCGACCGCGTCACCCTCTCCCCCCGCAAACCGGTTTCCCCCGACGCGGGCCGCCTGACGAAAGGCCGGGAGATGCGGCAAGGGGAAACCCTGCTTGGCCCCGGCGATCGGCTCGACCCGGTCAGGCTGGGCTTGCTCGCGTCGGTCGGCTGGGCCTCGCCGCAGGTCGTGCCGAGGCCGGTCGTCTCCATCGTCTCGACCGGCGATGAGATCGTGCCGCCCGACCAAACCCCGGGACCGGGCCAGATCCGCAACAGCAACGCCACCATGCTCGATGCCCTGGTGCGAGCCTCGAACACCGAGAGCGCCGTGGCTCCCATCGCCCCGGATGAGCCGGTGCGGTTGCGGGAAATCCTGGCCGAAGGGCTCACGCGCGATGTCATGCTCATCACCGGAGGCGTTTCGGCCGGAAAGCTCGACCTGGTCCCGGGCACGCTGGAAGGGCTCGGCATGAGGGCCGTCTTCCACAAGATCCGACTGAAGCCGGGCAAGCCCTTGCTGTTCGGGATCGGGCCGGATCGCCCCGGCGGATTGCCCGGAACGCTCGTCTTCGGCTTGCCGGGCAACCCGGTCAGCGGCGTCGTGGGCTTCCTGCTCTTCGTCGCCCCGGCCCTTCGCGTCTTGCGCGGGCTTCAAGGAGCACCGGCCGCGACAATCACCGCCCGCCTGGCGAAACCGTTCGCCCACCGAGGCGATCGGCCGACCTTCTTCCCCGCCCGACTGGGCGAGGGCTCCATCATCGAGCCCTTGAACTGGGCTGGCTCGGCCGACCTGCGCACCGTGGCAATGGCCGACGGCTTCGCCGCCTTCGAGGCTGGCGACCGCGCCTACGACGCCGGCGCGTCTGTTCCGTTCCTCCCCCTGCCCCGGATCGACCCCGACGGGCCTCGGGTCGGCGGCTCATGA
- a CDS encoding anthranilate synthase component II, whose translation MIALIDNYDSFTYNLVQRLGEIDPTLDLWVVRNDQTTPEEIASRSPTHVIISPGPCSPNEAGISMAVVEQFAGKVPLLGVCLGHQCIGQVFGGSIVRADRIMHGKTSLIYHDSQGVYRGLPNPFEATRYHSLILKPDTVPADFEVVAWTDQHEIMGIRHKVWPLEGVQYHPESFLTNAGTELLRNFIGK comes from the coding sequence ATGATCGCCCTGATCGACAACTACGACTCGTTCACCTACAACCTTGTTCAGCGCCTCGGCGAGATCGACCCGACGCTCGATCTCTGGGTCGTACGGAACGATCAGACGACCCCCGAGGAGATCGCCTCGCGGTCGCCGACGCACGTCATTATCTCTCCCGGCCCCTGCTCGCCGAACGAGGCGGGCATCTCGATGGCCGTGGTCGAGCAGTTCGCGGGCAAGGTTCCGTTGCTGGGCGTTTGCCTCGGGCACCAGTGCATCGGGCAGGTCTTCGGCGGCTCGATCGTCCGCGCCGATCGGATCATGCACGGCAAGACCTCCCTGATCTACCACGACAGCCAGGGGGTCTACCGCGGCCTGCCGAACCCGTTCGAGGCGACTCGCTACCACAGCCTGATCCTCAAGCCCGACACCGTTCCGGCCGACTTCGAGGTCGTGGCCTGGACCGATCAACACGAGATCATGGGCATCCGGCACAAGGTCTGGCCGCTCGAAGGCGTGCAGTACCACCCCGAGAGCTTCCTGACCAACGCCGGCACCGAGTTGCTGCGGAACTTCATCGGGAAATGA
- a CDS encoding endonuclease/exonuclease/phosphatase family protein: MFDPLLIEAAMLPEPSLLTFLALRIRSLPAWLVAITLFAWLAPLAGADEPIRLRVLSYNIHHARGLDDRVDLERIAGVINAVEPDVVALQEVDRNVNRSGSVDQPAELARLTGTEAVFERNIPLQGGEYGNALLSRLPILDRRNVPLPSFYEGEQRGCLVVDVQGPGDSGPIRVLATHLDYRGPNDERLASADLIAKIAAELPDRPTILMGDLNALPDSPTLERFDTTWTRTNTDPLPTYPSERPTRQIDYILVRPAGHWRVVEIRVLKEPVASDHSPIFAVLEWVGSAD, encoded by the coding sequence TTGTTTGACCCCCTTTTGATCGAGGCCGCCATGCTTCCCGAGCCATCACTGCTGACGTTCCTCGCCCTGCGAATTCGATCCCTTCCGGCCTGGCTGGTCGCCATCACGTTGTTCGCGTGGTTGGCTCCGCTCGCCGGGGCCGACGAGCCGATTCGGCTCCGCGTCTTGAGCTACAACATTCACCACGCCCGAGGGCTCGATGACAGGGTAGACCTGGAACGGATCGCCGGGGTGATCAACGCGGTTGAGCCGGATGTCGTCGCCTTGCAGGAAGTGGATCGCAACGTTAACCGCTCCGGTTCCGTCGATCAGCCCGCCGAGCTGGCCCGCCTGACCGGCACCGAGGCCGTCTTCGAGCGGAACATTCCCCTGCAAGGAGGCGAGTACGGCAACGCCTTGCTCTCACGCTTGCCGATCCTCGATCGCCGCAACGTCCCTCTGCCCAGCTTTTATGAAGGGGAGCAGCGCGGTTGCCTGGTCGTCGATGTGCAGGGCCCCGGTGATTCCGGCCCGATCCGGGTGCTCGCCACCCACCTCGACTACCGAGGCCCGAACGACGAACGCCTGGCCTCGGCCGACCTGATCGCCAAGATCGCCGCCGAGCTTCCCGACCGCCCGACCATCCTGATGGGCGACCTCAACGCGCTGCCTGACAGCCCGACCCTCGAGCGCTTCGATACCACCTGGACCCGGACCAACACCGACCCCCTTCCGACCTACCCCTCCGAACGGCCGACCCGGCAAATCGACTACATCCTTGTCCGCCCCGCAGGCCACTGGCGCGTGGTGGAGATCCGCGTGCTTAAGGAACCGGTTGCCTCGGACCACAGCCCGATCTTCGCCGTCCTCGAATGGGTTGGAAGCGCCGACTGA
- a CDS encoding ammonium transporter encodes MIRARSLPFLALTALALVALFATGWSSGVPVGEEISPGDTAWMLTAAALVLLMTPGLSFFYGGMVGFKNVVSTMLQSVIALGVISLLWVAVGFSLAFGDSIGGIIGNPLTFLMFDGVGGETSEALSPTIPLVLFAMFQLKFAIIAPALITGSFAERVKFSAYLLFMVLFSIVIYSPLAHMTWHPDGLLRNWGVLDFAGGTVVHMSAGFAALAGALLLGQRHSHKNRENHVPANIPFVLLGTGMLWFGWFGFNAGSALGANSDAALAFATTNTASAAAMLAWIFWDWMLGKKPSALGACIGAVVGLVAITPAAGFVTIRESIIIGLVASVVSNIAVHLKTKSTLDDTLDVFPCHGIGGIVGMILTAVFADGGLAEGEFTLFGYHMLALVIVSAFTFFGALALYKVVDFIIPLRVTEEQELIGLDLSQHGESALGGYLLAATVSSNGNGHGNGNGNGHSNGHAEAPKPESQLAAGGPA; translated from the coding sequence ATGATTCGCGCACGATCGCTTCCGTTTTTGGCACTGACAGCTCTGGCACTGGTTGCGCTTTTTGCGACGGGATGGTCGTCGGGCGTACCCGTCGGCGAGGAGATCAGCCCCGGAGACACGGCCTGGATGCTCACGGCGGCGGCCCTGGTGTTGTTGATGACGCCGGGCCTGTCGTTCTTCTATGGCGGCATGGTCGGCTTCAAGAATGTCGTTTCGACGATGCTGCAAAGCGTGATTGCGCTGGGCGTGATCAGCCTGCTCTGGGTGGCCGTCGGCTTTAGCCTGGCGTTCGGTGATAGCATTGGCGGAATCATCGGCAACCCGTTGACGTTTTTGATGTTCGACGGCGTCGGCGGGGAAACGAGCGAGGCCCTCTCGCCCACGATTCCGCTCGTGCTGTTTGCCATGTTCCAGCTCAAGTTTGCGATCATCGCCCCGGCCTTGATTACCGGGTCGTTCGCCGAGCGGGTCAAGTTCTCGGCCTACTTGCTGTTCATGGTGTTGTTCAGCATCGTGATTTACTCGCCACTGGCGCACATGACCTGGCACCCAGACGGCCTCTTGCGCAACTGGGGTGTGCTCGACTTCGCCGGCGGCACGGTGGTGCACATGTCGGCCGGGTTCGCGGCCCTGGCGGGAGCCTTGCTGCTCGGCCAGCGGCACAGCCACAAGAACCGAGAGAACCACGTGCCGGCCAACATCCCGTTTGTGTTGCTCGGCACAGGGATGCTCTGGTTCGGCTGGTTCGGCTTCAACGCCGGATCGGCCCTGGGGGCCAATTCCGACGCGGCGCTGGCCTTTGCGACCACCAACACGGCGTCGGCCGCGGCCATGCTGGCCTGGATCTTCTGGGACTGGATGCTCGGCAAGAAGCCGTCGGCCCTGGGGGCCTGCATCGGGGCGGTCGTCGGCCTGGTGGCGATCACCCCGGCGGCCGGGTTCGTCACGATCCGGGAGAGCATCATCATCGGCCTGGTGGCCAGTGTCGTGAGCAACATCGCTGTCCACCTGAAGACGAAGTCGACGCTCGACGACACGCTCGACGTCTTCCCCTGCCACGGCATCGGCGGCATCGTGGGGATGATTCTCACGGCTGTCTTCGCCGACGGTGGCCTGGCCGAAGGGGAGTTCACCCTGTTCGGCTATCATATGCTCGCCCTGGTGATCGTCTCGGCGTTTACCTTCTTCGGAGCATTGGCCCTTTACAAGGTGGTTGATTTCATCATTCCGCTCCGCGTCACCGAGGAGCAGGAACTGATCGGGCTGGACCTCAGCCAGCACGGCGAGTCGGCCCTCGGCGGCTACTTGCTCGCGGCCACCGTCTCCAGCAATGGCAACGGGCACGGAAATGGCAACGGCAACGGGCACAGCAACGGCCACGCCGAGGCGCCGAAGCCCGAGTCTCAGCTCGCCGCCGGTGGCCCCGCCTGA
- a CDS encoding glycosyltransferase family 4 protein, with product MRICMVTTFFGAHSFGGDAAYVERLAGALARRGHEVHVAHCVDAFESVRGKHPLRPFEPPPGVTVHPLKSKAGILSPIATQVTGRPYFKAEPLKTLLDDVKTDVVHFHNISLVGGPAVLEMGSHAVRIMTAHEHWLICPMHLLWKYDRRRCDKQECIKCSLAGKRPPQAWRSTGLIDRSLRQLDALVFPSRHALEEHRARGIGAPLVHLPYFLPDDWSGGIEDEEPTQTERPYVAAAGRLVRMKGFQRLIPLMRYLPEVDLRIAGTGPYESRLRSLARDLPNVKFEGLLGRDGLARLFHGARAVVVPSLFPETFGYVVLEAFSVRTPVIVDVEGGALYENAVGSGGGLGYRTDAELLWSIRRLVHDDDLREELSHTGFSRRINEWSEAAHLDRYFELIATIRAGRAGKGPHLPGVGQGRSLADASAETPSAARADG from the coding sequence ATGAGGATCTGCATGGTCACCACCTTCTTCGGCGCCCACAGCTTCGGCGGCGACGCGGCATACGTCGAGCGTCTGGCCGGAGCGCTGGCGAGGAGGGGGCACGAGGTCCACGTCGCGCACTGCGTCGATGCGTTCGAGTCGGTTCGGGGCAAGCACCCGCTCCGCCCGTTCGAGCCACCGCCGGGGGTCACGGTCCACCCGCTCAAGAGCAAGGCGGGCATTCTCTCCCCGATCGCCACCCAGGTGACCGGCCGCCCCTACTTCAAGGCCGAGCCGCTCAAGACCTTGCTGGACGACGTGAAGACCGATGTCGTCCACTTCCACAACATCTCGCTCGTCGGCGGGCCCGCGGTCCTGGAGATGGGATCGCATGCGGTTCGCATCATGACGGCTCATGAGCACTGGCTCATCTGCCCGATGCACCTGCTCTGGAAATACGACCGCAGGCGTTGCGATAAGCAGGAATGCATCAAATGTAGCCTCGCCGGCAAACGACCTCCGCAGGCGTGGCGCTCGACCGGCCTGATCGACCGATCGCTTCGGCAGCTCGATGCCCTGGTCTTCCCCAGTCGGCACGCCCTGGAGGAACACCGAGCCAGGGGGATCGGCGCTCCGCTCGTCCACCTCCCCTACTTCCTGCCCGATGATTGGTCGGGCGGGATCGAGGACGAGGAGCCAACCCAGACCGAGCGACCCTACGTCGCGGCGGCGGGGCGACTGGTCCGCATGAAAGGATTTCAGCGCCTGATTCCGTTGATGCGATATCTGCCCGAGGTCGATCTGCGGATCGCGGGAACCGGGCCGTACGAATCGCGTCTGCGAAGCCTGGCCAGGGACCTCCCGAACGTCAAGTTTGAGGGCCTGCTCGGTCGCGATGGCCTGGCTCGGCTCTTTCACGGGGCGAGGGCGGTAGTCGTGCCGTCTCTCTTTCCCGAGACGTTCGGCTATGTGGTGCTGGAAGCCTTCTCGGTGCGAACACCGGTGATCGTCGATGTCGAGGGCGGCGCCCTCTATGAGAACGCCGTCGGCAGTGGCGGCGGGCTCGGCTACCGGACCGATGCCGAGCTGCTCTGGTCGATCCGCCGACTCGTCCACGATGACGATCTGCGCGAGGAGCTCTCGCACACCGGCTTTTCGAGGCGGATCAACGAATGGTCGGAGGCCGCCCACCTCGACCGCTACTTCGAGCTGATCGCCACCATCCGCGCCGGTCGGGCCGGAAAGGGGCCGCACCTGCCGGGCGTCGGCCAGGGCCGCTCGCTCGCAGACGCCTCTGCCGAAACCCCGAGTGCCGCCCGCGCCGACGGTTGA
- a CDS encoding homocysteine S-methyltransferase family protein — protein MIGPLLLDAAMGTRLIARGLDLTRDDPSLWNLDHPEAVAAIHRLDVEAGADALTTNSFGANRAWLSRYGRAADVAAINRQAATLAREAAGPDRLVLGCIGPTAPGTEDEAEQARLLADAGVDALLLETNATAEPIGDRLRALHAVVGLPMIVTYALVADDDPLPELDVDPNEVGLQAIGWNCIPPERAVTLPDRLRRPVKLPLIFRPSGGGWMDEIPRLLDHGVRYFGGCCGTTEADVADLRRALGPRRSTEQSG, from the coding sequence ATGATCGGCCCGCTCTTGCTCGACGCCGCGATGGGGACCCGCCTGATCGCCCGGGGGCTCGACCTGACCCGAGACGACCCGAGCCTCTGGAACCTCGATCACCCGGAGGCCGTGGCCGCGATCCACCGGCTCGATGTCGAGGCCGGGGCCGATGCCTTGACAACCAACTCCTTCGGCGCAAACCGAGCATGGCTGAGCCGCTACGGCCGGGCCGCCGACGTGGCGGCGATCAACCGCCAGGCCGCGACCCTCGCCCGCGAGGCCGCCGGCCCCGATCGGCTCGTGCTCGGCTGCATCGGCCCGACCGCCCCCGGCACCGAGGACGAGGCCGAACAGGCCCGGCTGCTCGCCGACGCGGGGGTCGATGCGCTCCTGCTGGAAACGAACGCCACGGCCGAACCCATCGGCGATCGCCTGCGAGCGTTGCACGCGGTCGTCGGCCTGCCGATGATCGTCACCTACGCCCTGGTGGCCGACGACGATCCGTTGCCGGAACTCGACGTCGATCCGAACGAGGTCGGGCTCCAGGCGATCGGCTGGAACTGCATCCCGCCCGAGCGGGCCGTCACGTTGCCCGATCGGCTTCGACGCCCCGTCAAGCTCCCTCTGATCTTCCGTCCTTCAGGGGGCGGCTGGATGGACGAAATCCCCCGCCTGCTCGATCACGGCGTCCGGTACTTCGGCGGCTGCTGCGGCACGACCGAGGCCGACGTGGCCGACTTACGACGGGCCCTCGGCCCGCGTCGATCGACGGAGCAATCGGGGTAG